The following are from one region of the Vicugna pacos chromosome 9, VicPac4, whole genome shotgun sequence genome:
- the TYROBP gene encoding TYRO protein tyrosine kinase-binding protein produces the protein MGGLRPANSLLSLLLTVGGVSLVQAQRECNCSTVSPGVLAGIVLGDLVLTLLIALAVYSLGRLVPRGRGSAEVTRKQHITETESPYQELQGQRSDVYSDLNTQRPYYK, from the exons ATGGGAGGCCTCAGACCCGCCAACAGCCTCCTGTCTCTCCTTCTGACTGTGGGTG GTGTCAGCCTTGTCCAGGCCCAGAGAG AATGCAACTGCTCCACCGTGAGCCCTGGCGTCCTGGCAGGGATCGTGCTGGGGGACCTGGTGCTGACCCTCCTCATCGCCCTGGCCGTGTACTCCCTGGGCCGGCTGGTCCCTCGGGGTCGAGGGTCTGCGGAGG TGACCCGGAAACAGCACATCACTGAGACAGAGTCGCCTTATCAG GAGCTCCAAGGCCAGAGGTCAGATGTCTACAGCGACCTCAACACACAGAGGCCGTATTACAAATGA